In one window of Zingiber officinale cultivar Zhangliang chromosome 11A, Zo_v1.1, whole genome shotgun sequence DNA:
- the LOC122032792 gene encoding secreted RxLR effector protein 161-like → MEPNVRMCAHEAKSLEDATMYQQLVGSLIYLTLTQPDISYAVSVISQYMQNPKKSHLKAARRILRYAKSTIDYGLLYKRNEGCKLVGYCDADYAGDCDTRRSTTGYVFKLGSGTLSCCSKRQPTVSLPTTEAECRAAAMAAQESTWLIQLMNNLHQLVDYTIPVYCDNQSTIHLAENPVFHTRTKHVEVHYHFIREKVLQGEIEMRQISTDDQVADVFTKSLSTNKFKMFRYQLSTVQRVGVEGEC, encoded by the coding sequence ATGGAACCAAATGTCAGAATGTGTGCACATGAAGCGAAAAGCTTAGAGGATGCAACTATGTATCAACAATTGGTAGGCAGTCTCATCTACTTAACCTTAACTCAACCTGATATTTCTTATGCAGTCAGTGTGATAAGTCAGTACATGCAAAATCCAAAGAAATCTCATTTGAAAGCAGCTCGACGAATACTAAGATATGCAAAGAGCACAATTGATTATGGTCTTTTGTACAAAAGAAATGAAGGCTGCAAGTTAGTTGGCTACTGCGATGCTGACTATGCAGGAGATTGTGACACCAGAAGATCAACAACTGGTTATGTATTCAAGCTTGGTTCTGGAACCCTCTCGTGCTGCAGCAAGAGACAACCAACTGTATCATTGCCAACCACTGAAGCTGAGTGTCGAGCGGCAGCAATGGCAGCTCAAGAGAGCACATGGTTAATACAACTGATGAATAATCTACATCAACTAGTAGATTATACAATTCCAGTATATTGTGACAATCAATCAACAATTCATTTAGCGGAAAATCCAGTCTTTCATACAAGAACTAAGCATGTTGAAGTGCATTATCATTTTATTAGAGAAAAAGTTCTACAAGGAGAAATTGAGATGAGACAAATCAGTACAGATGATCAAGTTGCGGATGTGTTCACAAAAAGCTTGAGTACCAACAAATTCAAGATGTTCCGTTATCAACTCAGCACAGTACAAAGGGTTGgtgttgagggggagtgttga